Proteins encoded by one window of Phenylobacterium soli:
- a CDS encoding P22 phage major capsid protein family protein, translating to MANAILTPTAVTREALRVLHQKLNFVGSITREYDDSFARQGAKVGDTLKVRLPNQYVVRSGPTLAAQDTTETSVDLKVQTQKGVDLNFTSIDLTLSLDEFSDRILEPAMSVLAANIEADAMSMYKDVYNQVNNQGAAATFAKVLQGRKILVDNLAPLAGRTCNLNTQDNVDLVDALKGLFNDQSSIGKQNREGFMGRTAGFDFMENTLWPAHPRGAANGAYVVNGAGQTGSSLTVGTGAGAAVRGDVFTIAGVFRVHPETKQATSALQQFTLTADYAGGAGALQISPAIVTSGPMQNVSAAPANAAAITFAGVASTAHGISMAYQKGAFAFASADMVMPRGVDFAAREVFDGVSMRIVRQYDINNDKFPCRLDVLYGYKTIRPQLACRLANN from the coding sequence ATGGCCAACGCCATCCTGACGCCGACCGCGGTGACGCGGGAAGCGCTGCGCGTGCTGCACCAGAAGCTCAACTTCGTGGGCTCGATCACGCGCGAATACGACGACAGCTTCGCCCGCCAGGGCGCCAAGGTGGGCGACACCCTGAAGGTGCGCCTGCCCAACCAGTACGTGGTCCGCAGCGGTCCGACGCTCGCCGCCCAGGACACCACCGAGACCTCGGTGGACCTGAAGGTGCAGACCCAGAAGGGCGTCGACCTGAACTTCACCAGCATCGACCTGACCCTGTCGCTGGACGAGTTCTCCGACCGGATCCTCGAGCCCGCCATGAGCGTGCTGGCCGCCAACATCGAGGCGGACGCCATGAGCATGTACAAGGACGTCTACAACCAGGTGAACAACCAGGGCGCGGCGGCGACCTTCGCCAAGGTGTTGCAGGGTCGGAAGATCCTGGTCGACAACCTCGCGCCCCTGGCCGGCCGCACCTGCAACCTGAACACCCAGGACAACGTCGACCTGGTCGACGCCCTGAAGGGCCTGTTCAACGATCAGTCGAGCATCGGCAAGCAGAACCGCGAGGGCTTCATGGGGCGGACCGCCGGGTTCGACTTCATGGAGAACACCTTGTGGCCGGCCCACCCGCGGGGCGCGGCCAACGGCGCCTATGTGGTCAACGGCGCGGGCCAGACCGGTTCCAGCCTGACGGTCGGCACGGGCGCCGGCGCCGCGGTGAGGGGCGACGTCTTCACCATCGCCGGCGTGTTCCGCGTCCATCCGGAGACCAAGCAGGCGACCAGCGCCCTGCAGCAGTTCACGCTGACCGCTGACTATGCGGGCGGCGCGGGGGCGCTGCAGATCTCGCCGGCGATCGTCACCTCCGGCCCGATGCAGAACGTCTCGGCCGCGCCCGCGAACGCCGCGGCGATCACCTTCGCCGGGGTCGCCTCGACGGCCCACGGGATCTCGATGGCCTACCAGAAGGGCGCCTTCGCCTTCGCCAGCGCCGACATGGTGATGCCGCGCGGCGTCGACTTTGCGGCGCGCGAGGTCTTCGACGGGGTGTCGATGCGGATCGTGCGCCAGTACGACATCAACAACGACAAGTTCCCGTGCCGACTGGACGTTCTCTACGGCTACAAGACCATCCGGCCGCAGCTCGCCTGCCGCCTGGCGAACAACTAG
- a CDS encoding phage adaptor protein — protein MAITTYAELQAAAANWLVRADLTARIPEFIALAETRLNRALRTRLAETEQPLTGVVGARTIPLPAGFAEPLALWILRSDGSRCALRFAEPGLLAATSLRGQPSLWGVDGGALAFDRPCDQAYGFVLRMLAKFQLSDAAPTNALLADWPDVYLFATLCEAAPFLRDAELAQAYAGKLEAALAEINSKEARSRAPRTLATDLPRPRAPFDILRGS, from the coding sequence ATGGCGATCACGACCTACGCCGAGCTGCAGGCGGCTGCGGCCAACTGGCTCGTGCGCGCGGACCTCACCGCGCGCATCCCCGAATTCATTGCGCTCGCCGAAACCCGGCTGAACCGCGCCCTGCGGACGCGGCTGGCCGAGACGGAGCAGCCGCTGACAGGCGTCGTCGGCGCGCGGACGATCCCGCTGCCGGCCGGCTTCGCCGAGCCCCTGGCGCTGTGGATCCTGCGGTCGGACGGCTCGCGCTGCGCCCTGCGGTTCGCCGAGCCCGGCCTGCTGGCGGCGACCAGCCTGCGCGGACAGCCGAGCCTCTGGGGCGTCGACGGCGGCGCGCTCGCCTTCGACCGGCCCTGCGACCAGGCCTATGGCTTCGTGCTGCGGATGCTGGCGAAGTTCCAGCTCTCCGACGCCGCGCCGACCAATGCGCTGCTCGCCGACTGGCCCGACGTCTATCTGTTCGCCACGCTGTGCGAGGCCGCTCCCTTCCTGCGCGATGCGGAACTGGCCCAGGCCTATGCGGGCAAGCTCGAGGCGGCGCTCGCCGAGATCAATTCCAAGGAGGCGAGGAGCCGCGCGCCGCGCACGCTCGCCACCGACCTGCCGCGGCCGCGGGCACCCTTCGACATCCTGAGAGGAAGCTGA
- a CDS encoding glycine-rich domain-containing protein encodes MSGHKPTAALELVGIADGQSGAGSIIAAKPCVAVIYAIGGGASGGSGSPREIGGGGGAALLKTVKMAKGQTISWAVGAGAAASGLATYGFDGGDTTVTLPNGFVLTAGGGKAGSAVSPTGNGGMARGGDVNRAGGAGGASGSAGTSGGLGGGSGGATNAGGGGGGGAGFSDVSSIGLSLAGGNGGAGQPVGGSDGGAGSTFGAGGGGTQNGAKQGGAGASGRVLVLLARTF; translated from the coding sequence ATGAGTGGCCACAAGCCCACGGCGGCCTTGGAGCTCGTTGGTATAGCCGATGGCCAGAGCGGTGCTGGATCAATCATTGCAGCTAAGCCCTGCGTTGCGGTGATCTACGCTATCGGGGGCGGCGCATCGGGAGGCTCCGGATCTCCACGTGAGATTGGCGGTGGCGGGGGCGCAGCGCTGCTGAAGACTGTGAAGATGGCTAAAGGGCAGACTATTTCTTGGGCGGTCGGCGCCGGTGCGGCTGCGTCTGGGCTGGCAACCTACGGATTTGATGGAGGCGACACTACGGTCACGCTTCCAAACGGCTTTGTCCTTACCGCTGGCGGTGGCAAGGCGGGGTCTGCGGTTTCTCCTACTGGGAACGGCGGCATGGCGCGCGGTGGCGACGTCAATCGAGCTGGCGGTGCCGGGGGAGCCTCGGGCAGCGCGGGGACTTCCGGCGGCCTCGGAGGAGGTTCGGGCGGAGCTACAAACGCCGGCGGTGGAGGGGGCGGCGGAGCCGGCTTCAGCGACGTAAGTTCAATCGGCCTGAGCCTTGCTGGGGGAAATGGTGGCGCCGGACAGCCTGTAGGCGGCAGCGACGGAGGCGCGGGTAGTACGTTTGGCGCTGGGGGTGGTGGTACTCAGAATGGCGCAAAGCAGGGCGGTGCCGGTGCTTCAGGTCGCGTTCTCGTCCTGCTCGCGCGAACTTTCTGA